In the Brachyhypopomus gauderio isolate BG-103 chromosome 4, BGAUD_0.2, whole genome shotgun sequence genome, one interval contains:
- the cfap65 gene encoding cilia- and flagella-associated protein 65 isoform X3, producing MLADIPSNPLNNGIRWKSKNPKGKVPGLRQSGEPQKKASKQSCFLGVETRHELVWQDWQLGAEYTKSLSLKNVHGKMQKLSFRPPVSKCFTTLFPQTIVLSPGTSFSLPVTFHPLQKCEYVDSVEFRCKEGTFQVMLRAVVPHHALELPDAVQLPPCAVHHTSSSSFLLRNVSKLRTGFQWAVEPPFELSPVSGDLEPGGECKVSAVFRPEQALVYQAEASCMFGEDGESSTSVLLRGLSKYPHLQIISPDQEDGCGLLEFGSVAIGSSVQKHFEIYNPSAPLSPGQVDASFSLACLRRAAHAESVFQCDVQEGRVGAQSALRVPVCFTPLTVDSASVDYLSLTCPGAVARDLLKLTGTCIGPVVSLSCSVVDFGCVEEGGEAVCVIHVINSSTVLAYYQFDMDPGGHSVFSVDQLSGTVPANSSLTLSLRFRPHYSIAYHKRSACLILHRDPLFLDLIGTCHSEQLKPAILHPRHLRVYRQNLLRGFTRYPPDILSAMLTENKLHLDESGSLLLNEGTSEDVVSLGSPVEEYFHSYCPDGATPGPPEGGEPRPFPSAHVTVRPSRLLFDSDPASQWVSVTNHTKGKVSLLWIPSEDSPFSVTPLTCDLSPLKSTAFRVTYAPKQPNTFHAAQLQCFALYKVLRDHRQTEEHTLCPPWCLTVRVSAHSFQPGNEHFIPHVSLQRPHVTFPALSQVSYQTLLLQNTGDLPLIFRLDSEECPAVCVLPPSGLVPPGSHQILTLRSTPAEDHPPSFPLSLHLNANPTHTQTLRVVSVAEKPHVVLDGDRNLFFTPTAVGSISTRTLRVRNLSRVPVHFRWRVCSSDHKVLSVQPDSGTLLPHESRVQTWSFMPLEEMMYIMKATFTFWPVQTPDCKRSCFSLKVMGSASKGSIEAGVSVLDLGEVLVGDCKSFEVPLLNSGSCATRFSLSVQQRVRVPGVHEDTLEDPVVLEMDTMQGSVPAGCRLLMHSTVRPAHRARYCWTICYQILSASGSEVGEPRSLCQIQAEGVYPTLEVTDARGSGSAEGLSKLQLWGFFSLDQLNAHLRSDPSPSELTYRVPTRHSFSRCPPIFTSVVLDFNFSAAPLGADPSDFLLMFENTGNIPVEWSFLFPEDQQMEMEYWAESGEYTSSELQQMKVQDNRLFSIAPCSGTLHPGQQRAVQFTYRHDITGTYRLPVLLKLSHGREILLNFVGVTVERDRHYLHFPSTRHTFAPVAIGGFHPPTQVYELYNGGSRPLRYHVDTSPLEQLREENFGHPVLRCLNPDGEVQPGHTATLEWLFSPLEAKTYSVDIPVYVHEGDCTLVTFEGCGFDQRETVPFHLHNGHLSVPCTQKVPTPGQVVFLSEERVSFGDIPVCSRSTRVLFLTNVSHTDSVLYSWKVTEKEDKQAVQIQPVSGSLAAGESLLCILTILTSGNPMFYQQDLVCEITSEEALVQYHVDLQQWELEREREQHEFTLTEKDLTQTHQQKRHTRACTANKQKTFTEPRKYKTLPPIRSSSSGAVVSGASSTSTLVERSSQQPPQPPRPALLHLGVTARSHSLLEYQAHFPSHFHKHHIYRSGQPQLSQSASGEGRLSRYVPSFTPGPERDILTYILTSLLRNLLDDPEFHQALRSTASEQVPYFSQLRPATPPPSQPPAPSATHSPRLAEGACSSEPTPAPHPPHRASTAVEGWVGSQACPELNHELRTKVKESILRSPEFSDLLDEILLNTLQNLMMEALLGELVLTARPRIIALPPCSSRKNSLASRRQSGGPVDPDQGKDQWRPLDTSPGPYMPTSALLSNLESQQH from the exons ATGTTGGCTGATATTCCAAGCAACCCTCTGAACAACGGGATACGGTGGAAATCCAAAAATCCCAAAGGAAAG GTTCCTGGTCTGCGGCAATCAGGGGAGCCCCAGAAAAAAGCTTCCAAGCAGAGCTGCTTCCTGGGGGTGGAGACCCGGCATGAGCTGGTCTGGCAGGACTGGCAGCTGGGAGCAGAATATACGAAATCACTGAGCCTCAAAAATGTACATGGAAAAATGCAGAAATTAAGTTTCAG accTCCTGTATCAAAATGTTTCACCACACTGTTCCCTCAAACCATTGTTCTGAGTCCTGGAACATCTTTTTCATTGCCAGTTACATTTCATCCCCTTCAAAAG TGCGAGTATGTGGACAGCGTAGAGTTCCGTTGTAAGGAGGGCACGTTCCAGGTGATGCTGCGTGCGGTGGTGCCTCATCACGCCCTGGAGCTGCCCGACGCAGTGCAGCTGCCTCCCTGCGCTGtccaccacacctccagctCCAGCTTCCTCCTACGCAACGTCAG TAAGCTGCGGACTGGTTTCCAGTGGGCTGTGGAGCCTCCGTTCGAGCTCTCTCCTGTCAGTGGAGATCTGGAGCCCGGGGGCGAGTGCAAGGTGAGCGCTGTATTCAGACCTGAGCAGGCGCTGGTTTACCAGGCAGAGGCCTCCTGCATGTTCGGGGAGGACGGCGAGAGCAGCACCTCCGTGCTCCTGCGAGGACTGT CCAAGTACCCTCACCTGCAGATCATCTCCCCTGACCAGGAGGATGGCTGTGGGCTGCTTGAGTTTGGCAGTGTGGCCATTGGGAGCTCCGTGCAGAAGCACTTTGAGATCTACAACCCCAGTGCA CCCCTCTCGCCCGGACAGGTCGACGCCTCCTTCTCTCTGGCGTGTCTGCGGAGAGCCGCCCACGCGGAGTCCGTGTTCCAGTGCGACGTGCAGGAGGGGCGGGTGGGGGCGCAGTCGGCGTTGAGGGTGCCTGTGTGCTTCACCCCTCTCACCGTGGACAGTGCCAGCGTGGACTACCTCAGCCTCACCTGTCCTGGAGCTGTGGCCAGAGATCTGCTCAAACTTACCGGCACCTGCATAG GTCCGGTGGTTTCTTTGAGCTGCTCTGTCGTGGACTTTGGTTGTGtggaagagggaggagaggccGTGTGCGTTATACACGTCATAAACTCCTCTACAGTACTGGCGTATTACCAGTTTGACATGGATCCTGGCGGCCATAGTGTCTTCAGTGTTGACCAGCTGAGTGGCACCGTGCCAGCCAATAGCAGCCTGACTCTGAGTCTGAGGTTCCGTCCCCACTATTCCATAGCCTATCATAAGAGATCAGCCTGCCTTATACTACATAGG GATCCTCTTTTTTTGGACTTGATTGGCACGTGTCACTCAGAACAGCTGAAGCCGGCCATATTACACCCCAGACACCTCCGTGTGTACAGACAGAACCTGCTTCGTGGCTTCACACGCTACCCTCCTGATATACTCAGTGCTATGCTCACTGAAAACAAACTACATCTAGATGAAAGTGGGTCCTTACTGCTGAACGAG GGGACATCAGAGGACGTCGTTTCGCTGGGGAGCCCCGTGGAGGAGTATTTCCACTCCTACTGTCCCGACGGGGCGACCCCAGGCCCTCCCGAGGGCGGAGAGCCGCGGCCCTTCCCATCAGCCCACGTCACGGTGCGGCCTTCCCGGCTGCTGTTTGACTCGGACCCCGCGTCTCAGTGGGTCTCCGTCACCAACCACACCAAGGGCAAAGTCAGCCTGCTGTGGATCCCGTCTGAGGACTCGCCTTTCTCCGTGACCCCTCTCACCTGTGACCTGAGTCCTCTAAAGAGCACCGCCTTCAGAGTGACCTACGCACCCAAACAGCCCAACACCTTCCACGCAGCACAGCTCCAGTGTTTCGCTCTCTACAAG GTTCTTCGTGACCATAGGCAGACGGAGGAGCACACACTGTGCCCACCCTGGTGCCTTACAGTCAGGGTAAGTGCTCACTCCTTCCAGCCTGGAAACGAGCACTTCATCCCTCACGTTTCTCTGCAGCGCCCTCATGTG ACATTTCCGGCTTTGAGTCAGGTCTCCTATCAGACTCTCCTGCTGCAGAACACAGGAGATCTTCCCCTGATTTTCAGACTTGACTCGGAGGAGTGCCCTGCTGTATGTGTGCTGCCCCCTAGTGGTTTGGTACCACCTGGCAGCCACCAGATCCTCACTCTAAGATCCACTCCTGCTGAAGATCACCCTCCCAGTTTCCCACTCTCACTGCATCTAAACgctaaccccacacacacacag ACgctgagggtggtgagtgtggcGGAGAAGCCGCATGTGGTTCTGGATGGTGACAGGAACCTGTTCTTCACACCCACGGCAGTGGGATCCATCTCCACCAGAACTCTGCGGGTCAGGAACCTGAGCAGAGTACCAGTGCACTTCCGATGGAGAGTGTGCAGCTCAGATCACAAAGTCCTGTCTGTACAGCCAGATTCAGGCACACTGCTGCCACATGAGTCCCGG GTCCAGACATGGTCCTTTATGCCACTAGAGGAGATGATGTACATTATGAAGGCCACTTTTACCTTCTGGCCCGTCCAGACGCCAGACTGCAAGAGGTCTTGTTTTTCCCTTAAAGTGATGGGATCAGCTTCCAAAGGTTCCATAGAG GCTGGTGTGTCTGTCCTGGATCTGGGTGAGGTGTTGGTTGGGGACTGTAAGTCGTTCGAGGTTCCTCTGCTGAACAGTGGCTCTTGTGCTACTCGCTTCTCTCTGAGTGTCCAGCAGAGAGTCCGTGTACCGGGCGTCCATGAAGACACACTAGAGGACCCTGTTG TTCTGGAGATGGACACCATGCAGGGATCCGTCCCAGCCGGCTGCAGGCTGCTGATGCACTCCACGGTGAGGCCGGCTCACAGGGCCCGATACTGCTGGACCATCTGCTACCAGATCCTCAGCGCCTCCG GCTCGGAGGTGGGAGAGCCTCGTTCTCTGTGTCAGATCCAGGCAGAGGGGGTGTACCCCACTCTGGAGGTGACGGACGCCCGGGGCAGCGGCAGTGCGGAGGGGCTGAGTAAACTACAGCTTTGGGGGTTCTTCTCTCTGGACCAGCTCAACGCCCACCTGCGCAGTGACCCCAGCCCATCTGAGCTCACCTACAGAGTGCCCACCAGGCACAG CTTTAGCCGCTGTCCACCCATCTTCACCTCCGTCGTGTTGGATTTCAACTTCAGCGCCGCTCCGCTGGGCGCGGACCCCTCCGATTTCCTGCTGATGTTTGAGAACACTGGGAATATCCCAGTGGAGTG GTCCTTCCTGTTCCCTGAGGACCAGCAGATGGAGATGGAGTACTGGGCCGAGAGCGGAGAGTACACCTCCTCTGAGCTCCAGCAGATGAAAGTGCAGGACAACAGACTGTTCTCCATCGCCCCGTGCTCCGGCACACTGCACCctggccagcagagggcagtgcaGTTTACATACAG GCATGACATTACTGGAACGTATCGGCTCCCTGTGCTGCTGAAGCTCTCTCATGGCAGAGAGATATTG CTTAACTTTGTGGGTGTGACTGTGGAGAGAGATAGACACTACCTCCACTTTCCTTCAACCCGACATACGTTTGCCCCAGTGGCTATTGGAGGattccacccccccacacag GTGTATGAGCTGTATAACGGTGGATCGCGTCCACTGAGGTACCACGTGGACACCTCCCCCCTGGAGCAGCTGCGGGAGGAGAACTTTGGCCACCCCGTCCTGCGCTGTCTGAACCCAGACGGGGAGGTGCAGCCCGGACACACGGCCACACTGGAGtggctcttctcccccctggAGGCCAAAACATACAGC GTGGACATCCCTGTTTACGTACACGAAGGAGACTGTACGCTGGTGACGTTCGAGGGCTGCGGCTTTGACCAGAGAGAAACAGTACCCTTTCATCTCCATAACGGACACCTTAGTGTGCCCTGCACCCAGAAGGTGCCCACACCTGGACAG gtGGTGTTCCTGTCCGAGGAGAGAGTGTCGTTCGGTGATATTCCCGTCTGTTCTCGAAGCACACGTGTCCTGTTTCTGACCAATGTCTCCCACACTGACAGCGTGTTGTACTCGTGGAAGGTGACGGAGAAAGAGGACAAGCAG GCAGTGCAGATCCAGCCGGTGAGTGGATCTCTGGCTGCAGGAGAGAGTCTTCTGTGCATCCTCACTATTCTAACCTCAGGCAACCCCATGTTCTACCAGCAAGACCTCGTCTGTGag ATAACTTCAGAGGAAGCTCTAGTTCAGTACCATGTGGACCTACAGCAGTGGGAGCtggagagagaacgagagcaACATGAGTTCACCCTAACTGAGAAGGACCTGACCCAGACTCACCAACAGAAGAGACACACGCGG GCATGCAcagcaaacaaacagaaaaccttCACCGAACCACGAAAATACAAG ACGCTGCCTCCCATACGCAGCAGTAGTAGCGGCGCTGTGGTCAGTGGGGCCAGCAGCACGTCCACACTGGTGGAGAGGAGCAGCCAGCAGCCCCCCCAGCCTCCCCGCCCTGCCCTGCTCCATCTGGGGGTGACCGCTCGCTCACACTCACTGTTGGAGTACCAGGCCCACTTCCCCTCTCACTTCCACAAACATCACATCTACAG ATCTGGACAACCGCAGCTGTCCCAGAGTGCATCTGGTGAGGGCAGGCTCTCCAGATACGTGCCTTCGTTCACCCCCGGGCCAGAGAGAGACATCCTCACATACATCCTCACATCTctgctcag GAACCTACTGGATGACCCAGAGTTCCACCAGGCTCTGCGGAGTACTGCTTCAGAGCAGGTGCCCTACTTCAGCCAGCTCCGCCCTGCTACCCCACCGCCCTCCCAACCTCCAGCCCCCTCCGCTACACACAGCCCCCGTCTAGCAGAGGGGGCCTGCTCCTCGGAGCCCACACCAGCTCCACATCCCCCACACAGGGCCAGCACTGcggtggaggggtgggtggggtcacaGGCCTGCCCAGAGCTGAACCACGAGCTCCGAACGAAGGTGAAGGAATCCATTCTCAG GAGTCCAGAGTTCAGTGATCTGCTGGACGAAATCCTGCTCAACACTCTGCAGAATCTAATGATGGAGGCTCTTCTGGGGGAGCTGGTTCTGACAGCCCGGCCTCGCATCATTGCACTCCCTCCCTGCTCATCCag GAAGAATAGCCTTGCCTCCAGGAGACAGTCTGGAGGCCCAGTGGATCCTGACCAAGGGAAGGATCAGTGGCGCCCCCTGGACACCAGCCCGGGCCCCTACATGCCCACCTCAGCCCTGCTCTCAAACCTAGAGTCTCAGCAGCACTGA